The Apteryx mantelli isolate bAptMan1 chromosome Z, bAptMan1.hap1, whole genome shotgun sequence genome has a segment encoding these proteins:
- the POLK gene encoding DNA polymerase kappa isoform X2, with amino-acid sequence MDDIKKVYNNSCNDGVLLRMGLNDNKAGMQGLDKEKINKIIMEATKGSRFYENELKKDKQVNQRIEKMMQLKEKITSPQLLKAQLQVDKLVMELEQSRNLSCTIVHIDMDAFYAAVEMRDNPELKEKPIAVGSMSMLSTSNYHARRFGVRAAMPGFIAKKLCPHLTIVPLNFEKYGKVSKEVREILAEYDPNFMPMGLDEAYLNITEYLEERLNWPEDKRRWYFNTESTTENDKQDINMSAKFSLNEDAFSSSPLLFEDNASLTDDHPEQRGPSVVNSVVFGTSAEEVVKEIRFRIEQKTRLTASAGIAPNTMLAKMCSDHNKPNGQYRITPERQAVLDFMKDLPIRKVPGIGKVTEKMLKALGIVTCSELYQQRALLSLLFSEASWHNFLDISLGLGSTHLEKDGERKSMSTERTFSEINTAEDQYSLCRELCRDLAQELQKEGLKGKTVTLKLKNVNFEVKTRASTVPSSVSTEEEIFAVAKDLLGTEIDTVSPHPLRIRLMGVRVSGFLSEEEKKYQQKSITNFLKSGKEISFLRLEPGKSNQEYCTKNSEATPGGSFFDKKRAARQQNSEDLFLNEMVDKQLFHDRKSSANFMEEKSKVTTIQNSAACKIFTCPVCFEEQRSSNLEELNRHLDECLAGSLVKDTVEISKNKNSKENTFNFFQCCKNENVEVCQKNKTDQLAGTCQSTSTSGNSARNSTEKFTQIVVDKPHEERQPSQLSDMARNVCIKQSLLPKRIPLENADHLEKPENIEETSSSCFFEAKEDNVLVCPVCNLEQKTTSLMSFNRHVDICLNKGIIQELTEKNDCPTKTYNMENSDRVGSLSRGQQCTNPSQGTKRSGLATSQSVPKKAKSSNSKHTIEMFFK; translated from the exons GTGGACAAACTTGTGATGGAACTGGAGCAGAGCCGTAACCTTAGCTGTACTATTGTACACATTGACATGGATGCCTTCTATGCAGCTGTAGAAATGCGAGACAATCCAGAGCTGAAGGAAAAACCTATAGCAGTGGGATCAATGAGTATGTTG TCCACCTCAAATTACCATGCTAGGAGATTTGGTGTACGTGCAGCCATGCCTGGGTTTATTGCTAAGAAGCTATGCCCACATCTAACTATAGTGCCATTAAACTTCGAAAAATATGGCAAAGTGAGTAAAGAG GTTAGAGAAATATTGGCTGAATATGATCCCAATTTTATGCCTATGGGCCTAGATGAAGCCTATCTGAATATAACAGAGTATTTGGAGGAAAGACTGAACTGGCCTGAAGATAAGAGAAGGTGGTACTTCAACACAGAAAGCACTACAGAAAATG ATAAACAGGATATAAATATGTCTGCCAAATTCAGTTTAAACGAAGATGCATTCTCTTCTTCACCGCTACTGTTTGAAGACAACGCATCTCTGACAGATGACCACCCTGAACAAAGAGGTCCGTCAGTGGTGAATTCAGTTGTCTTTGGAACTTCTGCAGAGGAAGTTGTGAAGGAAATTCGCTTTAGGATTGAACAGAAAACTAGACTGACTGCTAGTGCAG gaataGCTCCAAATACAATGTTAGCAAAGATGTGCAGTGATCATAATAAACCTAATGGACAGTACAGAATTACACCTGAGAGACAAGCCGTGCTAGACTTCATGAAAGATTTGCCCATTAGGAAG GTGCCGGGTATAGGAAAAGTAACAGAGAAGATGTTAAAAGCCCTTGGAATTGTGACTTGctcagaactttaccagcagagggcactgctttctcttcttttttcagaAGCATCTTGGCATAATTTCTTGGATATCTCACTTGGTTTGGGCTCAACACATTTGGAAAA ggatggagaaagaaaaagtatgAGCACTGAAAG AACATTCAGTGAAATTAACACAGCAGAAGATCAGTACAGCTTGTGTCGAGAACTTTGCAGAGACCTGGCTCAAGAGTTACAGAAAGAAGGACTAAAG GGTAAAACTGTTACCCTGAAGCTGAAGAATGTGAACTTTGAAGTAAAAACAAGAGCTTCAACTGTGCCATCTTCTGTTTctactgaggaggaaatatttGCTGTTGCTAAAGACTTGTTAGGAACAGAAATTGATACTGTTTCTCCTCATCCTTTACGGATAAGACTTATGG GTGTACGAGTATCAGGATTTCTAagtgaagaagagaagaaataccAACAAAAAAGCATTACAAATTTTTTGAAATCAGGAAAAGAAATTAGTTTTCTTAGGCTTGAGCCAGGGAAATCCAACCAAGAATACTGCACAAAAAATTCAGAAGCAACTCCCGGAGGGAGTTTTTTTGATAAAAAGCGAGCTGCAAGGCAACAAAACAGTGAGGatctttttctaaatgaaatggtAGATAAGCAGCTCTTTCATGATAGGAAATCATCAGCAaattttatggaagaaaaaagcaaagtcaCAACCATACAGAATTCTGCTGCATGTAAGATCTTCACCTGCCCTGTTTGCTTTGAGGAGCAAAGAAGCAGTAATTTGGAAGAGCTTAACAGACATCTTGATGAGTGCCTTGCTGGGAGTCTTGTTAAAGATACTGTAGAAATATCAAAGAACAagaattcaaaagaaaatacatttaacttttttcagtgctgtaaaaatgaaaatgttgaggtatgtcaaaaaaataaaacagatcagtTAGCAGGTACGTGCCAGTCAACAAGTACATCTGGCAACTCTGCTAGAAATAGCACAGAAAAATTCACTCAGATAGTAGTTGATAAACCTCACGAAGAAAGACAGCCTAGCCAGCTCAGTGATATGGCTAGAAATGTGTGTATAAAACAGAGTCTTCTTCCCAAAAGAATTCCTCTAGAGAATGCAGACCATCTTGAAAAGCCTGAGAATATAGAAGAAACTAGTTCATCCTGTTTCTTTGAAGCCAAAGAAGACAATGTTCTTGTTTGTCCAGTTTGTAATTTAGAACAGAAAACCACTAGCCTTATGTCATTTAATAGGCATGTGGATATCTGCTTAAATAAAGGCATTATCCAggagctgacagaaaaaaatgattgTCCTACTAAGACTTACAATATGGAAAATTCAGACAGAGTTG GAAGTTTAAGTAGAGGACAACAGTGTACAAATCCATCACAAGGAACAAAAAG GTCTGGACTTGCAACTTCACAGTCAGTACCAAAAAAGGCCAAGTCAAGCAATTCCAAGCATACAattgaaatgttttttaaatga
- the POLK gene encoding DNA polymerase kappa isoform X4, with product MELEQSRNLSCTIVHIDMDAFYAAVEMRDNPELKEKPIAVGSMSMLSTSNYHARRFGVRAAMPGFIAKKLCPHLTIVPLNFEKYGKVSKEVREILAEYDPNFMPMGLDEAYLNITEYLEERLNWPEDKRRWYFNTESTTENDKQDINMSAKFSLNEDAFSSSPLLFEDNASLTDDHPEQRGPSVVNSVVFGTSAEEVVKEIRFRIEQKTRLTASAGIAPNTMLAKMCSDHNKPNGQYRITPERQAVLDFMKDLPIRKVPGIGKVTEKMLKALGIVTCSELYQQRALLSLLFSEASWHNFLDISLGLGSTHLEKDGERKSMSTERTFSEINTAEDQYSLCRELCRDLAQELQKEGLKGKTVTLKLKNVNFEVKTRASTVPSSVSTEEEIFAVAKDLLGTEIDTVSPHPLRIRLMGVRVSGFLSEEEKKYQQKSITNFLKSGKEISFLRLEPGKSNQEYCTKNSEATPGGSFFDKKRAARQQNSEDLFLNEMVDKQLFHDRKSSANFMEEKSKVTTIQNSAACKIFTCPVCFEEQRSSNLEELNRHLDECLAGSLVKDTVEISKNKNSKENTFNFFQCCKNENVEVCQKNKTDQLAGTCQSTSTSGNSARNSTEKFTQIVVDKPHEERQPSQLSDMARNVCIKQSLLPKRIPLENADHLEKPENIEETSSSCFFEAKEDNVLVCPVCNLEQKTTSLMSFNRHVDICLNKGIIQELTEKNDCPTKTYNMENSDRVGSLSRGQQCTNPSQGTKRSGLATSQSVPKKAKSSNSKHTIEMFFK from the exons ATGGAACTGGAGCAGAGCCGTAACCTTAGCTGTACTATTGTACACATTGACATGGATGCCTTCTATGCAGCTGTAGAAATGCGAGACAATCCAGAGCTGAAGGAAAAACCTATAGCAGTGGGATCAATGAGTATGTTG TCCACCTCAAATTACCATGCTAGGAGATTTGGTGTACGTGCAGCCATGCCTGGGTTTATTGCTAAGAAGCTATGCCCACATCTAACTATAGTGCCATTAAACTTCGAAAAATATGGCAAAGTGAGTAAAGAG GTTAGAGAAATATTGGCTGAATATGATCCCAATTTTATGCCTATGGGCCTAGATGAAGCCTATCTGAATATAACAGAGTATTTGGAGGAAAGACTGAACTGGCCTGAAGATAAGAGAAGGTGGTACTTCAACACAGAAAGCACTACAGAAAATG ATAAACAGGATATAAATATGTCTGCCAAATTCAGTTTAAACGAAGATGCATTCTCTTCTTCACCGCTACTGTTTGAAGACAACGCATCTCTGACAGATGACCACCCTGAACAAAGAGGTCCGTCAGTGGTGAATTCAGTTGTCTTTGGAACTTCTGCAGAGGAAGTTGTGAAGGAAATTCGCTTTAGGATTGAACAGAAAACTAGACTGACTGCTAGTGCAG gaataGCTCCAAATACAATGTTAGCAAAGATGTGCAGTGATCATAATAAACCTAATGGACAGTACAGAATTACACCTGAGAGACAAGCCGTGCTAGACTTCATGAAAGATTTGCCCATTAGGAAG GTGCCGGGTATAGGAAAAGTAACAGAGAAGATGTTAAAAGCCCTTGGAATTGTGACTTGctcagaactttaccagcagagggcactgctttctcttcttttttcagaAGCATCTTGGCATAATTTCTTGGATATCTCACTTGGTTTGGGCTCAACACATTTGGAAAA ggatggagaaagaaaaagtatgAGCACTGAAAG AACATTCAGTGAAATTAACACAGCAGAAGATCAGTACAGCTTGTGTCGAGAACTTTGCAGAGACCTGGCTCAAGAGTTACAGAAAGAAGGACTAAAG GGTAAAACTGTTACCCTGAAGCTGAAGAATGTGAACTTTGAAGTAAAAACAAGAGCTTCAACTGTGCCATCTTCTGTTTctactgaggaggaaatatttGCTGTTGCTAAAGACTTGTTAGGAACAGAAATTGATACTGTTTCTCCTCATCCTTTACGGATAAGACTTATGG GTGTACGAGTATCAGGATTTCTAagtgaagaagagaagaaataccAACAAAAAAGCATTACAAATTTTTTGAAATCAGGAAAAGAAATTAGTTTTCTTAGGCTTGAGCCAGGGAAATCCAACCAAGAATACTGCACAAAAAATTCAGAAGCAACTCCCGGAGGGAGTTTTTTTGATAAAAAGCGAGCTGCAAGGCAACAAAACAGTGAGGatctttttctaaatgaaatggtAGATAAGCAGCTCTTTCATGATAGGAAATCATCAGCAaattttatggaagaaaaaagcaaagtcaCAACCATACAGAATTCTGCTGCATGTAAGATCTTCACCTGCCCTGTTTGCTTTGAGGAGCAAAGAAGCAGTAATTTGGAAGAGCTTAACAGACATCTTGATGAGTGCCTTGCTGGGAGTCTTGTTAAAGATACTGTAGAAATATCAAAGAACAagaattcaaaagaaaatacatttaacttttttcagtgctgtaaaaatgaaaatgttgaggtatgtcaaaaaaataaaacagatcagtTAGCAGGTACGTGCCAGTCAACAAGTACATCTGGCAACTCTGCTAGAAATAGCACAGAAAAATTCACTCAGATAGTAGTTGATAAACCTCACGAAGAAAGACAGCCTAGCCAGCTCAGTGATATGGCTAGAAATGTGTGTATAAAACAGAGTCTTCTTCCCAAAAGAATTCCTCTAGAGAATGCAGACCATCTTGAAAAGCCTGAGAATATAGAAGAAACTAGTTCATCCTGTTTCTTTGAAGCCAAAGAAGACAATGTTCTTGTTTGTCCAGTTTGTAATTTAGAACAGAAAACCACTAGCCTTATGTCATTTAATAGGCATGTGGATATCTGCTTAAATAAAGGCATTATCCAggagctgacagaaaaaaatgattgTCCTACTAAGACTTACAATATGGAAAATTCAGACAGAGTTG GAAGTTTAAGTAGAGGACAACAGTGTACAAATCCATCACAAGGAACAAAAAG GTCTGGACTTGCAACTTCACAGTCAGTACCAAAAAAGGCCAAGTCAAGCAATTCCAAGCATACAattgaaatgttttttaaatga